The segment tctatctgtttggttGTTGACAGGTTTTGTTgttcgtacacatatataaacacaaacacacacacacacacacacacacacacacacacacacacacacacacatatatatatatgtgtgtgtgtgtgtgtgtgtgtgtgtgtgtgtgtgcgtgtgtgtgtgtgtgtgtgtgtgtgtttgtgtgtgtttgtgtgtgtgtgtgtgtgtgtgtgtgtgtgtgtgtgtgtgtgtgtgtgtgtgtgtgtgtgtgtgtgtgtgtgtgtgtgtgtgtgtgtgtgtgtgtttgtgtgtgtgtgtgtgtgtgtgtgtgtgtgtgtgtgtgtgtgtgtgtgtgtgtgtgtgtgtgtttgtgtgtgtgcgtgtgtgtgtctgtgtgtgtgtgtgtgtgtgtatgtgtgtgtgtgtgtgacgaggagggagagtggaggagtggAAATGAGTCATGAGGAGGGACAAAAGGCTAGAAGTGTGTCACTGATGAGTAAGATGAGGGTCCGGTGAATCATGAGTGTCTGGCGTGACGCTGAGTATGCTTGTGTAATGAGTTTTTAATGAGGAATTATAGCTGGTGTCATTCTCACTGATTCCGTTGAGcgaaacgaagaagaaggcgagggagtggaagacgaaaaaaaaaaaaagaattaagaaaaaaggaagaggaggaagatgaagaagaaaagaaaggggaaaaaaggaagagcaagaaggctgaggttggaggttggagggagggagttggaggttGAGGTTGGAGGCTGACGTTGGGGGCTGACGTTGGGGGCTGACGTTGGAGGTTGGAGGCTGAGGTTGGAGGctgaggttggaggttggagggaggCTGTTGGAGGCTGAGGTTGGAGGctgaggttggaggttggagggaggaagtTGGAGGCTGAGGTTGGAGGCTGACGTTGGGGGCTGACGTTGGGGGCTGACgttggaggttggagggagggagttggaggctGAGGTTGGAGGctgaggttggaggttggagggaggCAGTTGGAGGCTGAGATTGGAGGCTGACGTTGGAGACTGAGGTTGGAGACTGGAGGTTGAAGGCTGAAGTTAGAGTTTAGAAGTTAAAACGAGGATGAGACTAGAAGAGTTTTATCgttatggaagaggagaaagacattTACCATTGTGGTAGGAGGAAAGGATTATTACATCATCGTGTTCTAAGAGACCATTACCCTCGTTGggcattcggggggggggggtgccttccGTTCtagaggagggggggttaaaATTTCTTTGGGGTAGGGGTTAAAACTtttgttgggagggaggggatattacccacaaggagggggggggggagggagggagggagggagggagggagggagggagggagggagggagggagggagggagggagggagggagggagggagggagggagggagagagggagggagggagggagggagggagagaagaaacgtTATCGATCCCGGTCAGACGAGGTCGTTAGAGAAGAGACCTGATCTGCCTGTGATGCCAGGCAGATTGTATCTCTTACATCACTGacgtttcctcctctctctatctcgctctctccccatctttcatttctgtctttatctgtctttctttctcttcctcttctgtctttcctctctctctctctctctctctttctctctctctctctctctctctctccctctctctctctctctctctcctctctctctctctctctctctctctctctctctctctctctctctctctctctctctctctctctctctctctctctctctctctctctctctctctctctctctctctctctctccctctccctccctctctctctctctctctctctctctctctctctctccctctatctctctctctctctctctctctgtctgtctctctctccctctctctctctctctctctctctctctctctctctctctctctctctctctctctctctctctctctctctctctctctcctcttcccataacCGATTCCGCGAACTTCAAGTGTTTTCCTGCTTTGACCTTTCTCTTGTTAGGACTtgcagccggggggggggggggcaaagggagagatcatcattattatttttttattactagttTATTCCCTTCCGTCGGGAAGAATATTACCCATGATGATTTAATTATCCATCATTAAAAGTAGTGGTTATCACCAAAACTCCCAGTAAGTAAGTAGATAATTATTTTCCAttatgtatatttcctttttttattaattaattattctcAACATCAAGAAGAACATTTTTCCTGTTGACTTAATTATCTATCACATTTGTGTAACGAATTATCCATAAGGAAAACAGCTCCGTTTAACAAATCGCAAATTCTGCTATTGTATCGTAATGCAACAGATAAATCAATAGCCaggttctctttccctttttttgcctATCAACGATCGTGCAATGCCCAATAGACTGCTGTATAATGCAATATTTAATCCAGAATCCAATCTATGCGAATGGCCGCTTCGTTAACCGGATTCTAATGGCTTTAGTATCCGTCTGTATAGCAACTGTCGACAGAGGGCCATTCAAGATACATCCGGTGAATACAATACGAGAATACAATAGGCAGTGCGTTCGATACAATAGTGACGACCATAACAGGACTTTATTTGCTGGAATACAATTTGATTTTCAGATCCGTGCGCTCACAAGGCCCGGCTGGTTCTGTTGCGTTTTCCCTGCGAAAAGCAATGTAGTTTCCCGAATGcagtgaataagaaaaaagagaatggaaagaaaggaagagagagagagaaaagaatagaagaaaaaacgtGTAGCATTGTGTTTTTAATGTAATGAAATGCAGATTTCtgcacttttttttatctattagaaTCGTGCAAAttacgagaaaaataaaaagagtgatttggttattgttataatgatctaATTgtcgcttttttcctttttctctctagaTAAGAGCGGTGCGTTGGTGATCACGTGACTTCCCTGCTGACCTCGCCTTACCGGATGTAATCTCCTGACCTTGTCACATCCCCCgacagccctcccccctcccccccctcccccctccttcctccaagaGCGGTACCTCAAGCATGGTACCATCAGTGGTATCGACGCAATGGTAGTGGGAGCACGTCGCTGGTAGAGACCGCAACCGCACTCTCACGATGGGCGAAGACTTAGGCGCCCGCAGGCCCTCCATCGCCACCATCTTCAACCCCCGTCGTGGGCGTGGGTCGGCGCCCGCGAGGCCTTCGGTGGTCGTCACAGATGAGGACTCCCCCGGGCCGCCCCTCCAGCTCTCCAACGGCGCGGGCGTGAGGGTAGGCTCCGCGGGCGTGAGTGCTGGCAGCGCCCCGACGCCCGTGCGGAGCCCCTCCATCAACCTAGCCTCGCCCGCCCCTCCCGCCGACCCCGAGACTGGTAAGTACACCTTTCGAAAGGGACCTGGGGAGTGCTTCtgttcaattttctttttagtctatgccctattttctttttagtttatgcccaattttccttttagtttatgcccaattttctttttagtttatgccctattttctttttagtttatgcCCAATTTTCCTTTTAGTTTATGCCCAATTTTCTGTTTAGTTTATGccctattttctttttagtttatgcccaattttccttttagtttatgcccaattttctttttagtttatgccctattttctttttagtttatgcCCAATTTTCCTTTTAGTTTATGCCCAAATTTCTTTTTAGTTTATGccctattttctttttagtttatgccctattttctttttagtttatgccctattttctttttagtttatgcCCAATTTTCCTTTTAGTTTATGCCCAAATTTCTTTTTAGTTTATGccctattttctttttagtttatgccctattttctttttagtttatgcccaattttcgttttctttgaatgcCTATTAATTCGTTCAATTTATACTATAGTTAATGCTGGTATTGGCAGCGTCTCGGAGGACATTATCTAAGTTTGTGAATTAACGTTACTGTTTGTTAGTATCATTTAGTTACGAAtgattcaaagaaagaaagaaaagaaaaccattaACTTGGAAACACGACAGGAAAAAtataatttgcattattgttataatgatgatagtaataataatgataattgtagttgttttgttattatcattatcatcattatcatcctcctcctcctcatcttcctcctcctcctcctcctcctcctcctcatcatcatcatcatcatcatcatcatcatcatcatcatcatcaacctcatcatcacatcatcatcatcattgttattatcatcaccatcctcatcattaatatcattttaaattttcatcattatcattgttcttttagttatcattattattgttgttgttattattactattagtattgttattattatcattattgttattgttattatcatcctcctcatcatcattactgttattattattattatcattattattattattaacactatcatgatcatcatcatcatcgttatcataattttcaattttcatcattatcattgttcttttaaTTACCAATGCCATTcctatcattgtcatccttattaatCTTTAAATATTTATCTAGATTTTGATCACCATTGTGATTGTTAAAGATGTAAGTAATTTATACTTTTTAATAGCAGCTTTAACGACGCAATtcgatatatatttacagaaaatggatacagacacacataacgcacacatatcacacacacatatacattcacatccaCATTCATGAACATACGCTTAAACATACACTtaaacacgcatacgcatatatatacacactcaaatatacacatacgcattcacatacacacacacattcacacgcacacacacacacacacacacacacacacacacacacacacacacacgcgcacgcacacacataccccaacATGCAATCAAATCCAAATAAAACACGAAATTTATTCAGACATACaagcaaccccccctccctccacccccccccaaaaaaaaaaaaaaaatatccaacatatttcttatcatttcttatcaATACCGCCCTGACTTCTAGCTCCTCTGATCATATTTCATAAATTTTCATtagtatatacattttgttttttatttcgacTGACTACAGACTGCAAATTCATTCTTGaaggtgcgtgtgtgtcttttacAGTCGCGTGTCTAATGTGGAGTGCCAAACGTGAACTAATTATCCGCATTCCAACTTAGAGTGaacattgcttttgttattttgtagttgttattatttttatttttatcgttgtttttgttgttgtttttaatggcattattattgttgctattgtttttattgttattgctatcatcatcatcgccatcttcatcttcatcatcatcattattatcattatcattatcattatcattatcattatcattatcatcaccatcatcatcatcctcgtcctcctcctcatcatcatcatcctcctcctcctcatcttcatcattatcattatcatcactattgttttattatcattggcatgttattgtcattacgatCATACTcgccatattcattatcattgcgattaatattgctgtttattattcataagattattttgattattgccaGTACCTCTAATCTCTATTAACTCCTTCTGTTTCTTATAATCTTGATGTATTcagtcttctctatctctttcttttttttctcattattgtaatcaagatgattatcatctttatttcttcatttgtctTTCTTCCCACCTTTTCTTTTCATCGCATTATGATACTTaaaccttattattatctttatttctttatctttccttattttactttttcctttcttttttcccatcaTGTtgcattatgatataaataaatcgaattcaaaaatataaatgaatcacacacacacacacacacacacacacacacacacacacacacacacacacacacccacacacacacacacacccacacacacacacacccacacacacacacacacccccccccacacacacacacacacacacacaaccatacacacacacacacttatataattaTACCCTTTCGTATTTACTTCATTTCGCTGCAACATTCTTACAGATTTATCCCATCGGAAAGAGCGGGTACAAACATCCTTTGAAAGCACGTTTACAACCTCAGAACAAGAAGGTGACTCTCTTCCAGGTACGAATTAAGCAAGAAAGGCGTTTTAGCTTCAATATACATCTAGAAAGGAAAGAATGTAGATGGCTTCATAGCGCGTTGGAAAGATTTAATAATTACATATCTGTAAAAGAACGTAGAGTTGAGAAGATTTGATAATTCGAAAATagcctgtctgtatttctctgctTATTTTTGGGaggatttattattttattgctagtattttttttgttcttctagaAGGGAGTAGGAAGCTTTTAGACTGCAGTGTGACGCACCACGCTTCGTTCTCTGCAATACGACATTAATGCGTATTGTTGCAGGCAAATATTTTTTGAGGTACTTAAATGCTAATCTATGCATCATAACAAGGGGATTCACTTTTGTTCtgcttaagaaaaaaagaagattaattcGCTTGCATGTACCCTACGTACAGCCATTCAGTGATAAATAGATGCGTAAactagagggaggggggtagggagagggagagggagaggcagagggagaaagagagggagagggagagggagagggagaggaaagggagagggagagggagaacgagagggagagggagaaggagagggagagggagagggagaaggagaagaaggaggggatacatacatatatacatatgtacacacacatatatatatatatatatatatatatatatatatatatatatatatatatacaaccacagaagacaaaaaaaaaaaaaaaatagtcaacaAGAAcattaaactactactactactactaaaaaaaaaaaaaaaaaaaaaaaaaatgtatgtatgtatgcatgtcccaTTATCCAGAAAATGTTTCCACTAAATAATTTGTTTGAAGTTTGCGtttcttatttattataaaagtatgcatatgaatgaatagataaatgaatatatatatatatatatatatatatatatatatatatatataattatatatacatacacacacacacacacacacacacacacacacacacacacacacatatatatatatatatatatatatatatatatatatatatgtatgtatgtatgtgtgtaaatatatatgtatatatatatatatatatatatatatatatatatatatatatatatacacacagacacacacacacacacacacacaaacacacacatatatgttatatttgaaATTTGTAACTTTAGCAAACACAAATCAACAAAGATAGAATACACTACGATACTTGACCCACATGAACAGCGCACGAGGAGCACCCAACACGCACACCCGCCAAACACTATAAATGCACCATAACCGTCACTATTCACACAAACCAAGCAAATCCTGAAGCAAATAAGAAATCCAGCACCGTAAATGTTCTCACGCGAACTCCGATGAAGAGAGGGTTTCGTGTACGCAACGTTTTGACCTTTTTTCTATCAGCTTTGTCCTTCCATTTCTGCTGGCGGGGCGCGTGACTCCATCGCGGGGGTAGACAGGGGATTCTTCGCTCTTATCGAGAGGCTGCGATCTGTCGCCGTTTTCTCTGCGCTCGCCAAGCCCGGGCGGAAAAAACGGGCCTTCCTGCCGGTgctgcgggcgacggtggcgatgCCGATGCTCAAGGTCcctcagagaaaaagagaccgtATCGTTGATGCTTCTTGACGctattattctatttcatttcaatCAACCTTATGTCACGCGGGATTATTTCTCTCCACAATAGCGTTTCCTTCCCGAAGTTTTTAATTACGAGGTAAAACGTCGAAGGCGGGGGTTTCTACAGGCAGCGGTTTGCTCGTTAAGCCACTTACTAGGTGAGGGAGAGGTTCGCATACACTTAAactgctactttttttttcttcttttttcgttcacacattccattttctttatatctcatTTCACATTGTTATTCATTTTGCATCATCTCATATTATTACACGAATTATTCCATTCgttctttattcttgttctcactttcctccttttccttatggGTTCTCCAGGGTCATTGTCGAACCCTCACAGGAATTTCGCACATTTTGCGTAGCACGCTatcctttatttttgtattgtatgtCTAATTCAGTTCTTTTAATAACGAATGTTGGTATTCCTTAATCCGAAATAGTCAGACCCGTTAACCACAACTCCCTTGCCTCGTTTACACTCCAGCTGGTACGCGTAAATGAGTGACAGGGATTCTCGTTTCATAACTTTTcaccctttcatatatatctatatatatatattctgaaagtCGTATTTGGAGTAAAAATCCATTAGCGAACATAAAAATGTAGGCAACCTAATGATAAAAGTGCCAAGCAATGTCATATGTATAAAGATGCGCACTGCAGTCGACATctgcacttaaaaaaaaaatatatatatataaccagtttTCTTGGGAGCTACATTTTTCTCCGGCTGTTTGCTAAATAATTATGCAACACTCTTTCCCAAGAAGAATActtttaacgatgataatagtaattgaaatATTGTATGTATTCCAACTGAAGCTGAATAACAGTACGGTCAACAACCTTTACTATTAGAAATTTCAGTCACTGTGTTCCTAATAAATGGTATATAGCTTGGATTGCCTGCTAGCAACAGCAAATACACAGATTAATGAGGGCCTATCAAACAGTGTAATCAAACATATACTTTGTATACACTCGGCTCGAATGCCGACTGTATGCTTCCACTTCCACTTAATCTTGCATGTTGACTATAACTGCATATTTttctaaacgcacacacatacacaaatacaaacacacaaacatacacacacatgtgtatgcacaaacacatgtatatctatatgtataagtatatgtatatgtttatgtatatgtataagtatgtatgcatctatatatgtgtgtgtatgtgtaagtatacacacacacacacacacacacacacacatacacacacatatatatatatataatatataatatatataatatatatatatataatatataatatatataatatatgtatatatatatatatatatatatatatatatatatatatatatatatatatatatatatatatatatatttaacccaatgccgacggtcatgccgtgtacgtacgtgctatgccgactttgagtacttgtttgattgtttttgcacatagatggcagcacttgtactaagccaccaatgagccagttacgagaactgtctgtctcgcccgtttaccctgttctttgatttacgaaaatgttttacgttatcttattttgctgttataatttataagattatagtaattataatgtttataataaaaataacaccatcgatattcaatacactagtaaaaaatacgtttttcccgccaattcaaatcacgtaaggtcacaagttctactaatagactcctttgtggcttagcactagctgagccatctatgtgctgaaacatttcacaaaaatatagaaaatgaacacagcattttctccattttttattgattttcttcccggcggcattgggatatatatatacacacataagtatgaaaaaaatatgtatatatatgcatatatatagacatatatatatatcatatatatatatatatatatatatatatatatatatatatatatatatatatatatatatatatatatatatatatatgtatatatacacacacacatatatatacatatatatatatatatatatatatatatatatatatatatatatatgtatatatacacacacacatatatatgcatatatatatatatatatatatatatatatattatatatatatatatatatatatatatatatatatatatatatacatacatatatatacatatgtatatatatatatatatatatatatatatatatatatatatatatatatatatacatacacacacacacacacacacacacatacacacacacacacacacaaacacacacacacacacacacacacacacacacacacaagcacacacgcccaaacaccagccaccacacacgcacacacacacacacacacacacacacacacacacacacacacacacacacacacacacacacacacacacacacacacacacatacacacatacacacacacacacacacacacacatatatatatttatatatatatatatatatatatatatatatatatgaatatatatatgtatgcttatatgtgaatatatatcatttatctagATCTCTGTGTATTTTTTGACAATGGTTACCTTGATCACATTGTCACTGTGTTTACcaacatttatttcttatttcgaaTAGCACCTAAAATATTGAAATACAATACGCATTATatgtaaatgaagaaagaaaaagaaaatataattcaatTTACGTAGAAAAGtcaatatgtaaacaaaaaatgtaCTTGCACGCGTTGTTGAATTCCATCTGATGTCGGTTTcctatgaaaaaagtaaaagaaaaaaaaataatttgcatattaaGGGGGAATGTCGCGCCTTTTTGAACCGCGGGATAGTGAAACTAGGCGGCCATGACCGTAGACTTTTATGTGCAATTTCATTTTCGTGCTCAGTCATTTTGTTCATTCTTGCCATTCTGGTAAAAACTAAATTGATGATtagatgaaatgataaagaatggaggtatgaataaaagtaaaaataagaaatacgtagatggatggatgcaaaaataatgatagaattaataaaaaatataaaaaatagataaatgaatgaaaaacatgaaatagatagatgaatgaatgtaaacataatagatagatacaataaaggaaaggataagaaatagatagacgaataaataaaaaagatgtatAAAAATAAGCTAACATACTTACAGAGAGGTGATAAGTTACCGTTCGTTATAATCTTGCATGTTGACTATAACTGCATATTTttctaaacgcacacacatacacaaatacaaacacacaaacatacacacacatgtgtatgcacaaacacatgtatatctatatgtataagtatatgtatatgtttatgtatatgtataagtatgtatgcatctatatatgtgtgtgtatgtgtaagtatacacacacacacacacacacacacacacatacacacacatatatatataatatataatatatataatatatatatatataatatataatatatataatatatgtatatatatatatatatatatatatatatatatatatatatatatatatatatatatatatatatatttaacccaatgccgatggtcatgccgtgtacgtacgtgctatgccgactttgagtacttgtttgattgtttttgcacatagatggcagcacttgtactaagccaccaatgagccagttacgagaactgtctgtctcgcccgtttaccctgttctttgatttacgaaaatgttttacgttatcttattttgctgttataatttataagattatagtaattataatgtttataataaaaataacaccatcgatattcaatacactagtaaaaaatacgtttttcccgccaattcaaatcacgtaaggtcacaagttctacgaatagactcctttgtggcttagcactagctgagccatctatgtgctgaaacatttcacaaaaatatagaaaatgaacacagcattttctccattttttattgattttcttcccggcggcattgggatatatatatacacacataagtatgaaaaaaatatgtatatatatgcatatatatagacatatatatatatcatatatatatatatatatatatatatatatatatatatatgtatatatatacacacacacatatatatacatatatatatatatatatatatatatatatatatatatatatatatatatatatgtat is part of the Penaeus chinensis breed Huanghai No. 1 chromosome 35, ASM1920278v2, whole genome shotgun sequence genome and harbors:
- the LOC125044476 gene encoding branchpoint-bridging protein-like; its protein translation is MPNEAFNLQSPTSVSNVSLQSQPPTASLQPPTSASNLSLQLPPSNLQRQPPTSAPNVSLQPQPPTSSLQPPTSASNLSLQQPPSNLQPQPPTSASNLQLTHF